The following are encoded in a window of Flavobacterium cupriresistens genomic DNA:
- a CDS encoding DMT family transporter: MNWILLIIAGLFEVGFASCLGKAKETTGIISTYWMAGFFVCLSISMILLYKATQVLPIGTAYAVWTGIGAVGTVLVGILIFKEPVTFWRVFFLSTLIASIIGLKFVSSH; the protein is encoded by the coding sequence ATGAATTGGATTTTGTTAATTATTGCGGGACTTTTTGAAGTTGGTTTTGCTTCGTGCTTAGGAAAAGCGAAAGAAACAACCGGAATTATTTCAACCTATTGGATGGCAGGCTTTTTTGTTTGTCTTTCTATCAGTATGATTTTACTATATAAAGCAACACAGGTTTTACCAATTGGTACCGCTTATGCCGTTTGGACAGGAATCGGAGCAGTAGGAACCGTTTTGGTAGGGATTCTGATTTTTAAAGAACCGGTTACTTTTTGGAGAGTCTTTTTTCTTTCGACATTAATTGCTTCGATCATTGGGTTGAAGTTTGTGTCTAGTCATTAA
- a CDS encoding efflux RND transporter permease subunit: protein MKNTIQVGFWEKIARIILKNRVAILVLLSALTIFLAYQWKNLSMTYTEANLLPKNHIANKDYQKFLDKFGEEGNLVVIGFKDPNFFTPKNYAAWNELMTGLKESKEVDLVVSLNDLKKLEKDTVNEKFVLSPFINQSKTHDPAYLKSVQYDLFHNLPFYEGLLFNKESGSVRSAIYINKKIVNTAERKTFILENLVPKIDKFEKTTGIDLRVSGMPYIRTINAANMKGEIGLFIGAALLTVSLIFFFFFRSFRATFISICILIVGVIWSFGTLGLFHYKITILTAIIPPLIIVIGITNCIFLINKYQQEIKLHNNQARALQRIISRIGVSTLMTNLTTAIGFATFMITGNDLLFEFGLVTSINVISVYLLTLLIVPIIYSFMSMPNEKHLYHLTKTYISTLLDFVENVVKNKRKVIYILYGLLLVFSVIGVSQMKVSGSLIGEMPKSASFFKDILFYEKEFNGVMPLEIMIDTKKKKGVMKASTIRKMDELQNTIIEMPELAKPVSIVNLVKYSKQAFYNGNPEYYQLPTSQEQTFILGYAKNATKNSKDNLMKAYVDSTGQYARITTFMKDIGTDEMARVEKKLHKKIDEIFPKDRYEVTVTGKALVFQKGTSYLVDNLIESLIFAILVIAILMLYLFRSFKMVFASVITNVLPLCITSGLMGYFGIPLKPSTILVFSIAFGISVDNAIQFMAKYKHDLLQSNGKVKKSVFSALRETGISTFYTSVVLILGFATFTLSSFSGTIALGGLISCTLAFAMFANLLVLPALVLTFEKKKAKKEDLEGLE from the coding sequence ATGAAAAACACTATTCAAGTCGGATTTTGGGAAAAAATAGCCCGAATCATACTTAAAAACAGAGTTGCAATATTAGTTCTCCTATCTGCCTTAACCATTTTCCTTGCTTATCAATGGAAAAACCTTTCTATGACCTATACCGAAGCCAATCTGCTTCCTAAAAATCATATTGCCAATAAAGACTATCAAAAATTCTTAGACAAGTTTGGTGAAGAAGGAAATCTTGTTGTAATTGGTTTTAAAGATCCTAACTTTTTTACTCCGAAAAATTATGCTGCCTGGAATGAATTAATGACAGGTTTAAAAGAATCCAAAGAAGTAGATTTAGTGGTTTCCTTAAACGATTTGAAGAAACTGGAAAAAGATACCGTTAACGAGAAATTTGTTTTGTCACCGTTTATCAACCAAAGCAAAACGCATGATCCGGCTTATCTGAAAAGTGTTCAATACGATCTGTTTCACAATCTGCCTTTTTACGAGGGACTATTGTTTAATAAAGAAAGTGGTAGTGTTCGATCTGCTATTTACATCAATAAAAAGATTGTAAATACAGCCGAAAGAAAAACTTTTATTCTTGAAAATTTAGTCCCAAAAATCGATAAATTCGAAAAAACTACGGGAATTGACCTGCGCGTTTCGGGGATGCCTTATATCAGAACCATCAATGCTGCCAATATGAAAGGCGAAATCGGACTTTTTATCGGTGCAGCTTTACTGACAGTTTCTCTGATTTTCTTTTTCTTTTTCCGTTCGTTCAGAGCTACTTTTATTTCCATCTGTATTTTGATTGTCGGGGTAATCTGGTCCTTCGGAACACTTGGATTATTTCATTACAAAATCACGATTCTAACGGCTATTATTCCGCCATTAATTATCGTAATCGGAATCACGAATTGTATTTTTCTGATTAATAAATACCAGCAGGAAATCAAACTTCACAATAATCAGGCAAGAGCTTTGCAACGTATTATTTCGAGAATCGGAGTTTCGACTCTAATGACGAATCTGACGACTGCAATTGGTTTTGCTACCTTTATGATTACGGGTAACGATTTGCTTTTTGAATTTGGTTTAGTGACTTCTATCAATGTGATCTCTGTTTATTTATTGACTCTTTTAATTGTGCCAATCATATACAGCTTTATGTCGATGCCAAATGAAAAACATTTGTATCACTTAACCAAAACCTATATTTCGACCCTGCTTGACTTTGTTGAAAATGTGGTAAAAAACAAACGCAAAGTAATTTACATCCTTTACGGTTTGCTTTTAGTTTTTAGTGTTATCGGAGTTTCACAAATGAAAGTTTCGGGAAGTTTGATCGGAGAAATGCCAAAAAGCGCTTCGTTCTTTAAAGACATTTTATTCTACGAAAAAGAATTCAATGGTGTAATGCCTTTGGAAATAATGATTGACACTAAGAAGAAAAAAGGTGTTATGAAAGCGTCTACCATTCGTAAAATGGATGAATTGCAAAATACAATTATCGAAATGCCTGAATTGGCAAAACCGGTTTCGATTGTAAATTTGGTTAAATATTCAAAACAGGCTTTTTACAACGGAAATCCTGAATATTATCAACTGCCAACTTCGCAAGAGCAGACTTTTATTTTGGGCTATGCTAAAAATGCGACGAAAAACAGTAAAGACAATTTAATGAAAGCTTATGTAGATTCGACTGGTCAATACGCCCGTATCACTACTTTCATGAAGGATATCGGTACAGATGAAATGGCGAGAGTCGAGAAAAAACTACATAAAAAAATTGACGAAATTTTCCCAAAAGACCGTTATGAAGTTACGGTTACCGGAAAAGCTTTGGTTTTCCAGAAAGGAACTTCGTATTTAGTAGACAACTTAATCGAATCGTTGATTTTTGCTATACTGGTGATTGCGATACTGATGTTGTATTTATTCCGCTCTTTCAAAATGGTTTTCGCTTCGGTTATTACGAATGTTTTACCGCTTTGCATTACTTCGGGATTAATGGGGTATTTTGGAATCCCTCTAAAACCGTCTACTATTTTAGTATTCAGTATTGCATTTGGAATTTCGGTAGATAATGCAATTCAGTTTATGGCGAAATACAAACATGATTTATTGCAAAGTAACGGAAAGGTCAAAAAATCTGTTTTCAGTGCTTTAAGAGAAACCGGAATCAGTACTTTTTATACTTCAGTAGTTTTGATTTTAGGTTTTGCCACTTTTACGCTTTCCAGCTTTAGCGGAACAATTGCACTTGGGGGATTAATTTCTTGTACACTTGCATTTGCGATGTTTGCGAACTTATTGGTTTTACCGGCTTTGGTTTTGACATTTGAGAAGAAGAAGGCGAAGAAAGAGGATTTGGAAGGATTGGAATAG
- a CDS encoding SPFH domain-containing protein, which translates to MGIFDRLRNEFLDIIEFVDNTNNTIVYRFERFQNEIKNNSKLIVREGQQAVFMNEGKIADIFSAGTYNLNTQNLPILSTLKGWKYDFNSPFKAEVYFINTRNFIDQKWGTKNALILNDDRFGMLEVRAFGTYAFKVVDSQKFIQEIVGTDGQFTTQEIAEQLKSIIVSRFTDAIGEAKLPIESYVGNTTELSTTIFNFMKDDFADYGIELSRFLLENTSMPEDIKKEIFELSRLNKIDMQKFTQYKTAQSIEKAVENPSGIAGTAFSIGTGLHMAKQMMQSFDESSQTATANQTSFTPNQTPPPLPVEGKTYFAAINNVQSGPFNESQISSLIENKQLLEDTLVWNQGMEGWQKASTVPELQNIFSKIPPPLPKN; encoded by the coding sequence ATGGGGATATTTGATAGATTAAGGAATGAATTCCTTGACATCATTGAATTCGTAGACAATACCAACAATACTATTGTTTATAGATTTGAAAGATTTCAGAATGAAATAAAAAACAACAGTAAACTTATTGTTAGAGAAGGTCAGCAGGCTGTTTTCATGAATGAAGGCAAAATTGCAGACATTTTTAGCGCAGGAACTTATAATCTAAATACTCAAAATTTACCTATTTTATCTACTTTAAAAGGCTGGAAATACGATTTTAACAGTCCCTTTAAAGCAGAAGTTTATTTTATTAACACTCGCAACTTTATCGATCAGAAATGGGGAACAAAAAATGCGTTAATTTTAAATGACGATCGTTTTGGAATGCTGGAAGTCAGAGCATTTGGAACCTATGCTTTTAAAGTTGTTGATTCTCAAAAATTCATTCAGGAAATTGTGGGTACCGACGGACAATTTACCACCCAAGAAATTGCAGAGCAATTAAAAAGTATAATTGTTTCGCGTTTTACTGATGCAATTGGTGAAGCAAAATTACCGATAGAATCGTATGTAGGCAACACTACGGAACTTTCGACTACGATTTTTAACTTCATGAAAGATGATTTTGCGGATTATGGGATAGAACTCAGTAGATTTTTACTCGAAAACACCTCAATGCCTGAGGATATTAAAAAAGAGATTTTTGAATTAAGCCGTCTCAATAAGATAGACATGCAGAAATTCACACAATACAAAACAGCTCAATCTATTGAAAAAGCCGTAGAAAACCCTTCCGGAATTGCAGGAACCGCTTTTAGCATCGGAACTGGATTGCATATGGCAAAACAAATGATGCAGTCTTTCGACGAATCGTCTCAAACAGCGACAGCAAACCAAACTTCCTTTACACCGAATCAAACGCCTCCACCTTTACCCGTTGAAGGGAAGACTTATTTTGCTGCAATTAACAATGTTCAATCTGGTCCATTTAACGAAAGTCAGATTTCATCTCTAATCGAAAACAAACAGCTTTTAGAAGATACCTTGGTATGGAATCAAGGAATGGAAGGATGGCAAAAAGCCTCAACTGTGCCTGAACTGCAAAACATATTTTCAAAAATTCCTCCTCCATTGCCTAAAAACTAA
- a CDS encoding zinc finger domain-containing protein: MRNAEIKDETLKAFNCSNCGAGLKYKPGEENLTCEYCKTVNSIPQQEIIIEEANFEEYLEKLEAENLVNEKTMHCKSCGAVSTVNVNSRSSSCPYCSNPFTDGDAKMDLVIKPSYLLPFKVDKEKAIQIGLNWIKDVWYTKNTQSSSLTIEAVYTPYWTFDMNTHTDSILKNAFNRSFSSVTTLFYDDVLVSASANISQYLLNQIKPWDIQKLTDTNDEYLNDYTVEKYSIDLKKGFHEAKKMVDQAVKTKITSDAVNKMFHADIIQTQYLNIKFKLIIFPVYIISYDYKGKKNQLYVNGYDGKLASERPRNPIVAVFLKTILVITIIFAALILLLMIASLFALFQTP, encoded by the coding sequence ATGAGAAACGCTGAAATAAAAGACGAAACACTAAAAGCTTTCAACTGCTCTAACTGTGGAGCTGGATTAAAATACAAACCCGGAGAAGAAAATTTAACCTGCGAATATTGCAAAACTGTAAATAGCATTCCGCAGCAAGAAATTATTATCGAAGAAGCCAATTTCGAGGAATATCTGGAGAAACTGGAAGCAGAAAACTTAGTCAATGAAAAAACAATGCACTGTAAAAGCTGTGGTGCAGTTTCTACAGTAAATGTAAACTCAAGATCATCCAGCTGTCCGTACTGCAGCAACCCTTTTACGGATGGAGACGCAAAAATGGATCTTGTAATAAAACCTTCTTACTTGCTACCTTTTAAAGTCGACAAAGAAAAAGCAATTCAAATTGGTCTCAACTGGATAAAAGACGTTTGGTACACAAAAAACACACAATCATCTTCACTAACAATAGAGGCCGTATATACCCCCTATTGGACTTTTGATATGAATACTCATACCGACTCTATTCTAAAAAATGCCTTTAATCGTTCATTTTCAAGTGTAACTACCCTTTTCTATGATGATGTGTTAGTCTCTGCTTCAGCAAATATCAGTCAGTATCTGTTAAACCAAATAAAGCCTTGGGACATACAAAAACTAACCGATACAAATGACGAATACTTAAATGATTATACTGTTGAAAAATACAGTATAGATCTAAAAAAAGGATTCCATGAGGCAAAAAAAATGGTTGATCAAGCCGTTAAAACAAAAATTACTTCAGATGCCGTCAATAAGATGTTCCATGCAGATATTATTCAGACGCAATATCTTAACATAAAATTCAAGCTTATTATATTCCCTGTTTATATCATTTCTTATGATTACAAAGGCAAGAAAAATCAGTTGTATGTTAATGGCTATGATGGAAAACTAGCTTCAGAAAGACCCAGAAACCCAATAGTTGCCGTATTCCTCAAAACAATACTAGTAATCACTATAATTTTCGCGGCTTTAATCCTATTATTAATGATCGCGTCTCTTTTTGCTCTCTTCCAAACTCCTTAA
- the asnS gene encoding asparagine--tRNA ligase — translation MKHTKVKDLLNSTTTLQEVNAKGWVRTFRNNQFIALNDGSTINNIQCVVDFENTPEETLKRITTGAAVSVTGTLVESKGAGQKYEIQVSKIEILGDSDAEKFPIQSKKHSLEFLRENAHLRVRTNAFGAIMRVRSVLSFAVHSYFQQRGFVYVNTPIITGSDAEGAGEMFKVTALPFDNTPRTEDGKVNYKEDFFGKETNLTVSGQLEGETFAMALGQIYTFGPTFRAENSNTSRHLAEFWMIEPEVAFNNLDDNMDLAEDFIQYVIKYALDNCGDDLKFLEGRLLEEEKSKPQADRSEMALLEKLNFVLENNFKRVSYTEAIDILRDSTPNKKKKFNYIINEWGADLQSEHERYLVEKHFKCPVILFDYPANIKAFYMRLNEDGKTVRAMDILFPGIGEIVGGSEREERYDVLIEKMKALEIDEEELSWYLDTRRFGSATHSGFGLGFERLVLFVTGMSNIRDVIPFPRTPGSAEF, via the coding sequence ATGAAACACACAAAAGTTAAAGACTTATTAAACAGTACTACGACGCTTCAGGAGGTTAATGCAAAAGGATGGGTGAGAACTTTTAGAAATAATCAGTTCATCGCTCTTAATGACGGTTCTACCATTAATAATATACAATGTGTTGTTGATTTTGAAAATACACCGGAAGAGACTCTGAAAAGAATCACCACGGGAGCTGCCGTTTCTGTAACTGGAACTTTGGTTGAAAGCAAAGGTGCAGGTCAGAAATACGAAATTCAGGTTTCTAAAATTGAAATTTTAGGAGATTCTGATGCGGAAAAATTTCCAATACAATCCAAGAAACACTCTTTAGAATTCTTACGTGAGAATGCGCATTTACGTGTACGTACGAATGCTTTTGGCGCGATTATGCGTGTGCGTTCGGTATTGTCGTTTGCAGTTCACAGCTATTTTCAACAAAGAGGTTTTGTGTATGTAAACACGCCAATTATAACCGGTTCTGATGCTGAGGGTGCAGGAGAAATGTTTAAAGTTACGGCTTTGCCATTTGACAATACACCAAGAACAGAAGACGGAAAAGTAAATTATAAAGAAGATTTCTTCGGAAAAGAAACCAACTTAACGGTTTCAGGACAGTTAGAGGGAGAAACTTTTGCTATGGCATTGGGTCAGATCTATACTTTTGGACCAACTTTCAGAGCTGAAAATTCAAATACTTCTCGCCACCTGGCAGAATTTTGGATGATTGAGCCAGAAGTGGCTTTCAACAATCTGGATGACAACATGGACTTGGCTGAAGATTTTATTCAATATGTAATAAAATATGCTTTGGACAATTGTGGTGATGATTTAAAATTCCTGGAAGGAAGATTATTAGAAGAAGAAAAATCAAAACCACAGGCCGACAGAAGCGAAATGGCTTTGTTAGAAAAGTTAAACTTTGTATTAGAAAACAACTTTAAACGTGTTTCTTATACTGAAGCAATTGATATTTTAAGAGATTCTACTCCGAATAAAAAGAAAAAATTCAACTATATCATTAACGAATGGGGAGCTGATTTACAGTCAGAGCACGAACGTTATTTGGTTGAAAAACACTTTAAATGTCCGGTAATTTTATTTGATTACCCGGCAAACATTAAGGCATTTTACATGCGTTTGAATGAGGACGGAAAAACAGTTCGTGCCATGGATATCCTTTTCCCAGGAATTGGAGAAATCGTTGGTGGTTCTGAAAGAGAAGAGCGTTACGACGTTTTAATTGAAAAAATGAAAGCCTTAGAAATCGACGAAGAAGAATTATCATGGTATTTAGATACCAGAAGATTTGGTTCGGCAACACACTCAGGATTCGGTTTAGGATTTGAGCGTTTGGTATTGTTTGTTACAGGTATGTCAAACATCCGCGACGTAATTCCTTTTCCTAGAACTCCTGGAAGTGCTGAGTTTTAA
- a CDS encoding GxxExxY protein, which produces MLTERTEEIGRVIVNAAFKVHKQLGPGLLERVYEVCLAHEISKTGLTVKRQIHIPIIYDGIVFDEGLRLDLLIEDSIIIEIKAVEQVNPVWEAQIISHLKILDKDLGFLINFNVPLIKSGIRRFIHTKKEY; this is translated from the coding sequence ATGCTCACAGAAAGAACAGAAGAAATAGGAAGAGTTATTGTAAATGCTGCATTTAAAGTCCACAAACAACTTGGACCTGGATTATTAGAAAGAGTTTATGAAGTTTGTCTGGCTCATGAAATCAGCAAGACCGGTCTTACTGTTAAGCGCCAGATTCATATTCCGATTATTTATGACGGAATCGTATTCGATGAAGGATTACGTCTCGATTTGTTAATCGAAGATTCTATAATCATAGAAATAAAAGCAGTTGAGCAAGTAAATCCGGTTTGGGAAGCACAAATTATAAGTCACTTAAAAATACTTGATAAAGATTTAGGCTTTTTAATCAACTTCAATGTTCCTTTAATTAAAAGTGGCATAAGACGATTTATACATACAAAAAAAGAGTATTAA
- the rpoN gene encoding RNA polymerase factor sigma-54, translated as MLKQFLNLKLSQKLSPQQIQLMKLIQLPTQAFEQRLLEEMNENPALEAGKEDEYEPDEFSNEEYDDYDDAESDRIEADDINIDEYLSDDDTPDYKTQVNNYGDEEERETPFASPISFHQDLINQLNTFILNDEEREIAEFLVGSIDDMGYIRRSVPDIVDDMAFTQAIYTDEAMVEKMLHIIHELEPSGVGARDLQECLLLQLKHKTPTEYVDLAIDIIENQFDAFTKKHYDKLIQKYGVSNEQLKKAIHEIERLNPKPGGSYTGNNKVTENVVPDFAIRIVDGELELTLNGRNAPSLHVSKDYQEMMQTYKDSRDKSTAQKDAVQFIKQKLDSAKWFIDAIRQRQETLFVTMNAIMHYQEEYFLDGDETKLKPMILKDIADMVGLDISTISRVANSKYVETPYGTKLIKEFFSEAMKNDQGEDVSTLEIKKILQNTIEEEDKKKPLPDDQLADILKEKGYPIARRTIAKYREQLDIPVARMRKKI; from the coding sequence ATGCTAAAGCAATTTTTAAATTTAAAATTATCCCAAAAATTATCTCCACAGCAAATCCAGCTGATGAAGTTAATTCAATTGCCTACGCAAGCATTTGAGCAACGTTTATTAGAAGAAATGAACGAAAACCCGGCTTTAGAAGCTGGAAAAGAAGACGAATACGAACCTGATGAATTCTCTAATGAAGAATACGACGATTACGATGATGCAGAATCAGACCGAATTGAAGCAGACGACATTAATATAGACGAATATTTAAGCGACGACGATACCCCGGATTACAAAACGCAGGTTAATAATTACGGAGACGAAGAAGAACGCGAAACGCCTTTTGCTTCTCCGATTAGTTTTCATCAGGATTTAATCAATCAGTTGAATACTTTTATTTTGAATGACGAAGAGCGCGAAATCGCTGAGTTCTTAGTGGGAAGTATCGACGATATGGGTTACATCCGCAGAAGTGTGCCGGATATTGTTGACGACATGGCTTTTACTCAGGCGATTTATACGGATGAAGCTATGGTTGAAAAAATGCTCCATATCATTCACGAACTAGAGCCATCAGGAGTTGGTGCGCGCGATTTACAGGAATGTTTATTGTTGCAGTTAAAACATAAAACACCTACTGAATATGTTGACTTAGCGATTGATATTATCGAAAATCAGTTTGATGCTTTTACCAAAAAACATTACGATAAATTAATTCAAAAATACGGTGTTTCGAACGAACAGCTTAAAAAAGCCATTCACGAAATCGAAAGACTAAATCCGAAACCCGGAGGATCTTACACCGGAAACAATAAAGTAACCGAAAATGTAGTTCCTGATTTCGCCATCAGAATTGTTGACGGTGAGCTTGAATTGACTTTAAATGGCAGAAATGCCCCTTCCCTGCACGTTTCTAAAGATTATCAGGAAATGATGCAGACGTATAAAGATTCTCGTGATAAATCGACTGCACAGAAAGATGCGGTTCAGTTTATCAAGCAGAAACTGGATTCGGCCAAATGGTTTATTGACGCGATCAGACAACGTCAGGAAACGCTTTTTGTGACGATGAATGCCATTATGCATTATCAGGAAGAATATTTCTTAGACGGAGACGAAACCAAGTTAAAACCAATGATCTTAAAAGACATTGCGGATATGGTTGGTTTGGATATTTCGACGATTTCACGTGTTGCTAACAGCAAATATGTAGAAACACCTTACGGAACAAAACTGATTAAAGAGTTTTTCTCTGAAGCCATGAAAAATGATCAGGGCGAAGATGTTTCAACACTGGAAATTAAAAAAATCCTTCAGAACACCATTGAAGAAGAAGACAAGAAAAAACCACTTCCGGACGATCAACTTGCCGATATTCTAAAAGAAAAAGGATATCCTATCGCCAGAAGAACAATTGCCAAATACCGCGAACAACTTGATATTCCGGTGGCTAGGATGAGGAAGAAAATATAA
- a CDS encoding thymidine kinase: MFLENTVNHKEQFGWIEVICGSMFSGKTEELIRRLKRAQFAKQRVEIFKPAIDTRYHDEMVVSHDANQIRSTPVPAAANISILAQGCDVIGIDEAQFFDDEIVTVCNDLANQGIRVIVAGLDMDFKGNPFGPMPALMATAEYVTKVHAVCTRTGNLANYSFRKTDNDKLVMLGETEEYEPLSRAAYYNAMKKNQEK; this comes from the coding sequence ATGTTTCTCGAAAATACAGTAAATCACAAAGAACAATTTGGTTGGATTGAAGTTATTTGTGGATCAATGTTTTCGGGTAAAACCGAGGAGTTAATTCGCAGATTAAAACGCGCCCAATTTGCCAAACAAAGAGTCGAAATTTTTAAACCCGCTATAGATACCCGTTATCATGACGAAATGGTGGTGTCACACGATGCCAATCAAATTCGTTCAACACCGGTACCGGCAGCTGCTAATATTTCAATTTTAGCACAAGGTTGCGATGTCATTGGTATTGATGAAGCCCAATTTTTTGATGACGAAATTGTTACGGTTTGTAATGATTTGGCCAATCAGGGAATTCGGGTGATTGTTGCCGGATTGGATATGGATTTTAAAGGAAACCCTTTCGGACCCATGCCGGCACTTATGGCAACCGCTGAATATGTTACTAAAGTGCACGCCGTTTGTACCAGAACGGGAAACTTAGCCAACTATAGTTTCAGAAAAACAGATAATGACAAGCTGGTTATGCTTGGTGAAACAGAAGAATATGAGCCGCTTAGTCGTGCTGCCTATTACAATGCCATGAAAAAGAATCAGGAGAAATAG
- the rsmI gene encoding 16S rRNA (cytidine(1402)-2'-O)-methyltransferase produces MSKLYIVPTPIGNLEDMTFRAIRILKEVDLILAEDTRTSGKLLKHFEIGTHMHSHHMHNEHKTTENLIARLKAGETIALISDAGTPAISDPGFLLTRACVENKIEVECLPGATAFVPALVNSGLPNDRFIFEGFLPEKKGRQTRFLALAEETRTMILYVSPHKLLKTLVEFVTYFGDDRQVCVCRELSKMHEENVRGTAKEVLTHFEKTAPRGEIVVVVAGKTIEKEAKKSKYSKDEEEE; encoded by the coding sequence ATGTCTAAATTATATATCGTTCCAACGCCAATCGGCAATCTCGAAGACATGACCTTCCGCGCCATCCGGATTCTGAAAGAAGTCGATTTGATTTTGGCCGAAGACACCCGAACGAGTGGTAAACTCCTAAAGCATTTTGAAATCGGCACGCACATGCACAGCCATCATATGCACAATGAGCACAAAACAACAGAAAACTTAATCGCTCGTTTGAAAGCGGGTGAAACAATTGCGCTAATTTCGGACGCAGGAACTCCTGCTATTTCAGATCCGGGATTTTTATTGACACGTGCTTGTGTTGAGAATAAAATTGAAGTGGAATGTCTACCCGGCGCAACTGCCTTTGTTCCCGCATTAGTAAACAGCGGCTTGCCAAACGACCGTTTTATTTTTGAAGGCTTCCTTCCGGAGAAAAAAGGCCGCCAAACCCGATTTTTGGCTTTAGCCGAAGAAACCCGAACCATGATTTTGTATGTTTCCCCACACAAACTACTGAAAACATTAGTAGAATTTGTGACTTATTTTGGCGACGACCGACAAGTTTGCGTTTGCAGGGAATTATCCAAAATGCACGAAGAAAATGTTCGCGGTACAGCAAAAGAAGTACTAACTCATTTTGAAAAAACAGCACCACGTGGTGAAATTGTCGTTGTTGTGGCTGGAAAAACAATTGAGAAAGAAGCTAAGAAGAGTAAATATTCTAAGGACGAAGAAGAAGAATAA
- a CDS encoding HopJ type III effector protein, whose protein sequence is MSVQAFLEKLNQTPTAIAFTETIATVEENYNFTPTAFQNGNQHNAAGENSGSCKVFAFAKLQNLTQEQTLACFGAYYFDEVLGDPNGTNHQNIRNFITNGWNGIQFEGTALETK, encoded by the coding sequence ATGAGCGTACAAGCCTTTTTAGAAAAATTAAACCAGACTCCAACTGCAATCGCTTTTACTGAAACCATTGCAACTGTAGAAGAAAATTATAACTTCACCCCAACTGCTTTTCAAAACGGAAATCAACACAATGCTGCCGGAGAAAATTCGGGTTCCTGTAAAGTTTTTGCTTTTGCTAAATTGCAGAACTTAACACAAGAGCAAACTTTAGCCTGTTTTGGAGCATATTATTTTGATGAAGTGTTGGGCGATCCAAACGGAACAAACCATCAAAACATAAGAAACTTTATTACTAATGGTTGGAACGGAATTCAATTTGAAGGAACAGCTTTAGAAACAAAATAA